Proteins found in one Drosophila innubila isolate TH190305 chromosome X, UK_Dinn_1.0, whole genome shotgun sequence genomic segment:
- the LOC117794144 gene encoding guanine nucleotide-releasing factor 2-like, which translates to MPQFDESFLSDCALAERWRFYSYNVKQQQQLQLPDEQQLPLPQQQQQQQRSVWSMRDNNNNTSNNNNNNNKHTLHDIKFHRRRKYKKLPRLALSTATTTTPQTTPICTSLTPPCVLVKNVVRLGGYGSFTACHLPRLPSFIMQINSNNSSSSST; encoded by the exons atgccGCAATTTGATGAATCTTTCTTAAGCGATTGCGCGCTCGCGGAACGTTGGCGTTTCTATTCGTACAACgtgaagcagcaacaacaattgcaactgccAGATGAGCAacagctgccgctgccacagcaacaacagcaacagcaacgatcAGTGTGGTCAATGCgagataacaataataataccagcaacaacaacaacaacaataataaacatacGCTGCATGACATCAAATTCCACAGGCGtcgcaaatataaaaaattgccaCGTTTAGCattatcaacagcaacaacaacaacaccacaaaCAACACCCATATGCACATCATTGACACCGCCGTGTGTGCTGGTCAAGAATGTGGTGCGCT tgGGTGGCTATGGATCGTTTACCGCTTGCCATTTACCTCGTTTGCCATCGTTCATCATgcaaatcaacagcaacaacagcagcagcagcagcacatgA